The following proteins are co-located in the Telopea speciosissima isolate NSW1024214 ecotype Mountain lineage chromosome 9, Tspe_v1, whole genome shotgun sequence genome:
- the LOC122640458 gene encoding uncharacterized protein LOC122640458, whose product MKESLESSDEFEFEVGTRAVIPQVEACVTQMSMNQSVHFNTELPPHEFIFAAAGDSAKSISLLSMGTCFLEYSISLLHVTEPLEDIEWSRLCSALLFRSSEWNTH is encoded by the exons ATGAAAGAATCTCTGGAGAGCAGTGATGAGTTTGAGTTTGAAGTAGGAACAAGAGCAGTGATTCCCCAGGTTGAAGCATGCGTAACTCAGATGTCAATGAACCAGTCTGTTCATTTTAATACTGAGCTTCCTCCTCATGAATTTATTTTTGCTGCAGCTGGTGATTCTGCAAAGTCTATTTCACTGTTATCTATGG GGACGTGCTTCTTGGAGTATTCTATATCTTTGCTGCATGTGACGGAACCCTTGGAAGATATAGAATGGAGCAGGCTCTGTTCGGCCCTCCTCTTTCGAAGCAGCGAGTGGAATACACATTGA
- the LOC122639084 gene encoding F-box protein At2g26160-like, with product MASLSADCNTIATCSTISGTNRKKLKNTIDCHDVKNITVALPEDIMMLIISKLDLVGFHCFSAVCRSWQAMAIAAKKIRLLHLRPQLPWLMLFSLEDHHPGFFSLSHAKVFRLELPEAYGARSFGSNWGWLIMVDKMGCNFLLNPFTRVVIELPPQATLPVQLPSYMPYVQNDNFIDKAMLLSPPAAVTNNNSNLDDKNIVPSVGTDDCVVIAIYCMHDLAFCRPGDEKWTALGKKFRDIIFYDGRLYAITEQCDLKFVELGPHPKVTSCNIARPAEEDLCLPTNMGKSFYLVECLGELLMVMKCYLRDSLSTVLLKIFKLDPKGRKWTKVKELGDQMLFIGTSTALSVSARDYPGFRGNCIYFTEADNLPVLEAIVGGRTVVGLFHLEDNSNEPFFSKPISSVSPPIWFAPIF from the coding sequence ATGGCTTCCCTTTCCGCTGATTGCAATACTATTGCTACCTGCTCAACTATATCTGGTACCAATAGAAAAAAGTTGAAGAACACCATCGATTGCCATGATGTCAAGAATATTACTGTTGCACTTCCAGAGGATATCATGATGTTGATCATTAGCAAGTTAGACTTGGTGGGTTTTCATTGCTTTAGTGCAGTCTGCAGGTCCTGGCAAGCGATGGCCATTGCTGCCAAGAAAATAAGGTTGTTGCACCTGCGACCTCAACTCCCATGGCTGATGCTTTTTTCATTAGAGGATCATCATCCTGGGTTTTTCAGTCTCTCCCATGCCAAAGTTTTCAGATTAGAATTGCCTGAAGCCTATGGTGCTCGAAGTTTTGGGTCTAACTGGGGATGGTTGATAATGGTGGATAAGATGGGATGCAATTTCCTTTTGAATCCATTTACTAGAGTTGTAATTGAACTTCCACCGCAAGCTACTCTTCCTGTTCAGTTACCTTCATATATGCCTTATGTACAGAATGACAACTTTATTGacaaggctatgttgttgtcaCCTCCTGCTGCTGTTACTAACAATAATTCTaatttggatgataaaaatattgTGCCCTCTGTGGGAACGGATGATTGTGTGGTTATAGCGATTTATTGTATGCATGATTTAGCCTTCTGTAGGCCAGGGGATGAGAAATGGACCGCTTTGGGAAAAAAGTTTCGAGACATTATTTTCTACGATGGAAGATTGTATGCTATTACTGAACAATGTGATCTTAAATTTGTGGAGTTGGGTCCTCATCCAAAAGTAACAAGCTGTAACATTGCTCGTCCAGCAGAAGAGGATCTTTGCCTTCCGACTAACATGGGGAAGTCCTTTTATTTGGTTGAATGTCTTGGAGAGTTGTTGATGGTTATGAAATGTTATCTACGTGACAGCCTAAGTACTGTTTTGCTCAAGATATTCAAGTTAGATCCAAAGGGTCGGAAATGGACTAAGGTGAAGGAATTGGGTGATCAAATGCTATTTATTGGCACAAGTACTGCCTTATCTGTCTCGGCACGTGACTACCCTGGATTTAGAGGAAATTGCATATATTTCACAGAAGCTGACAACCTACCAGTGCTTGAAGCTATAGTAGGTGGAAGAACAGTAGTTGGATTGTTTCACTTAGAAGATAACAGCAATGAACctttcttctcaaagcccatcTCTTCTGTGTCTCCACCTATCTGGTTCGCACCAATTTTTTGa